A part of Tachyglossus aculeatus isolate mTacAcu1 chromosome X3, mTacAcu1.pri, whole genome shotgun sequence genomic DNA contains:
- the IDUA gene encoding alpha-L-iduronidase isoform X3 yields MDLLWENQLMPGFELMGNPSGYFTDFEDKKQLNEWKNLITLLAKRYIDKYGLRYVSKWNFETWNEPDHHDFDNLSMTTEGFLNYYDACSEGLREANSLLKFGGPGDSFHPLPKSPICWSLLSHCYNGTNFFTGETGVRLDYIAVHKKGAGSSIYILEQENEVVQLIQKLFPNFTSVPIYNDEADPLVGWSLPQTWRADVTYAAVVVKVITQHQNLLISKANTTVNYTLLSNDNAFMNYHPHYFTQRTLTARFQMNNTNPPHVQVVRKPVLTVMGLLALLGEKQISANVYIDQEKMDSNHTIGVLASSHEPTELNPSDSWQTTVLIYASDDNRTSSNSSFVTIRLANFPKYYELVYVAYYLDNHLTSPYLQWKNLGRPDFPSVKQFQQMREAEDPVVMGPLPFPKDGRLILKRELPLPSVFLIHVCARPHLPPNQVNEVRVIPLTRGQIAIVWSDACVNSKCLKTYEVEFSPNGKFYKRINMKDSTFNLCVYSPDNTGVSGFYKVRATDYWGRPGLFSIPVQYTEATE; encoded by the exons ATGGATCTTCTCTGGGAAAACCAACTAATGCCAG GTTTCGAGTTAATGGGAAATCCTTCTGGGTATTTTACTGATTTTGAAGATAAAAAACAGCTTAACGAGTGGAAGAACTTAATCACTTTATTAGCCAAGAGATATATAG ATAAATATGGATTAAGATATGTTTCTAAATGGAATTTTGAAACTTGGAATGAACCAGATCATCATGACTTTGATAACCTGTCCATGACAACTGAAG GTTTCCTGAACTATTACGATGCTTGCTCAGAAGGTTTAAGAGAAGCTAACTCTCTTTTGAAGTTTGGAGGTCCGGGGGATTCCTTTCATCCGCTTCCAAAGTCTCCCATATGCTGGAGCCTCCTCAGTCACTGCTACAATGGAACCAATTTCTTCACGGGAGAGACTGGGGTCCGACTGGACTATATAGCTGTGCATAAAAAG GGGGCCGGGAGTTCTATCTACATCTTAGAGCAAGAAAATGAAGTCGTTCAGCTAATTCAGAAGCTATTCCCAAATTTCACTTCTGTTCCCATCTACAATGATGAGGCTGATCCACTGGTCGGATGGTCACTTCCCCAGACATGGAGAGCCGACGTAACCTACGCTGCTGTGGTGGTGAAG GTTATCACCCAGCATCAAAATCTGCTCATCTCAAAGGCAAACACCACTGTCAATTACACATTGCTGAGCAATGATAATGCCTTTATGAACTATCACCCTCACTACTTCACACAAAGAACGCTGACAGCAAGATTTCAGATGAACAACACAAACCCACCCCATGTTCAGGTTGTGAGGAAACCGGTACTTACGGTGATGGGATTACTGGCATTGCTAG GTGAAAAGCAGATCTCAGCCAACGTCTACATCGACCAGGAGAAAATGGATAGCAATCACACGATCGGAGTCCTTGCCAGTTCTCACGAACCCACGGAACTTAACCCATCAGATAGCTGGCAGACAACAGTTCTCATTTACGCCAGTGATGACAATCGGACATCTTCTAACAGCAGTTTTGTGACCATACGGCTTGCCAATTTTCCCAAGTATTACG AGCTCGTATACGTGGCGTACTACTTGGACAACCACCTCACCAGCCCATACCTTCAGTGGAAAAACCTAGGACGGCCTGATTTTCCCTCTGTAAAGCAGTTCCAGcaaatgagagaagcagag GACCCTGTGGTGATGGGACCACTTCCTTTCCCTAAAGATGGCCGACTGATCTTGAAACGGgaacttccacttccttctgtttTTCTTATTCATGTGTGTGCTAGGCCTCACCTTCCTCCTAACCAG GTAAATGAAGTTCGAGTGATCCCTCTCACCCGAGGGCAGATTGCTATAGTCTGGAGCGATGCCTGTGTGAATTCAAA gtGTCTGAAAACATATGAAGTAGAATTCTCACCAAATGGAAAGTTTTACAAACGGATTAATATGAAGGATTCTACTTTTAATCTATGTGTCTATAGTCCAG acAATACAGGTGTCTCTGGTTTCTACAAAGTCCGTGCCACTGACTACTGGGGCAGGCCTGGATTATTCTCCATTCCAGTACAATATACAGAAGCTACAGAGTGA
- the IDUA gene encoding alpha-L-iduronidase isoform X2 yields MSPPLPHNKSELFDLSKDQRINLAYISSVPHSGIEQVRTHWLLELVTARVEDGELRYNFTNLDNFMDLLWENQLMPGFELMGNPSGYFTDFEDKKQLNEWKNLITLLAKRYIDKYGLRYVSKWNFETWNEPDHHDFDNLSMTTEGFLNYYDACSEGLREANSLLKFGGPGDSFHPLPKSPICWSLLSHCYNGTNFFTGETGVRLDYIAVHKKGAGSSIYILEQENEVVQLIQKLFPNFTSVPIYNDEADPLVGWSLPQTWRADVTYAAVVVKVITQHQNLLISKANTTVNYTLLSNDNAFMNYHPHYFTQRTLTARFQMNNTNPPHVQVVRKPVLTVMGLLALLGEKQISANVYIDQEKMDSNHTIGVLASSHEPTELNPSDSWQTTVLIYASDDNRTSSNSSFVTIRLANFPKYYELVYVAYYLDNHLTSPYLQWKNLGRPDFPSVKQFQQMREAEDPVVMGPLPFPKDGRLILKRELPLPSVFLIHVCARPHLPPNQVNEVRVIPLTRGQIAIVWSDACVNSKCLKTYEVEFSPNGKFYKRINMKDSTFNLCVYSPDNTGVSGFYKVRATDYWGRPGLFSIPVQYTEATE; encoded by the exons AGTGGAAGATGGAGAACTTCGCTACAATTTTACCAACCTGGACAATTTTATGGATCTTCTCTGGGAAAACCAACTAATGCCAG GTTTCGAGTTAATGGGAAATCCTTCTGGGTATTTTACTGATTTTGAAGATAAAAAACAGCTTAACGAGTGGAAGAACTTAATCACTTTATTAGCCAAGAGATATATAG ATAAATATGGATTAAGATATGTTTCTAAATGGAATTTTGAAACTTGGAATGAACCAGATCATCATGACTTTGATAACCTGTCCATGACAACTGAAG GTTTCCTGAACTATTACGATGCTTGCTCAGAAGGTTTAAGAGAAGCTAACTCTCTTTTGAAGTTTGGAGGTCCGGGGGATTCCTTTCATCCGCTTCCAAAGTCTCCCATATGCTGGAGCCTCCTCAGTCACTGCTACAATGGAACCAATTTCTTCACGGGAGAGACTGGGGTCCGACTGGACTATATAGCTGTGCATAAAAAG GGGGCCGGGAGTTCTATCTACATCTTAGAGCAAGAAAATGAAGTCGTTCAGCTAATTCAGAAGCTATTCCCAAATTTCACTTCTGTTCCCATCTACAATGATGAGGCTGATCCACTGGTCGGATGGTCACTTCCCCAGACATGGAGAGCCGACGTAACCTACGCTGCTGTGGTGGTGAAG GTTATCACCCAGCATCAAAATCTGCTCATCTCAAAGGCAAACACCACTGTCAATTACACATTGCTGAGCAATGATAATGCCTTTATGAACTATCACCCTCACTACTTCACACAAAGAACGCTGACAGCAAGATTTCAGATGAACAACACAAACCCACCCCATGTTCAGGTTGTGAGGAAACCGGTACTTACGGTGATGGGATTACTGGCATTGCTAG GTGAAAAGCAGATCTCAGCCAACGTCTACATCGACCAGGAGAAAATGGATAGCAATCACACGATCGGAGTCCTTGCCAGTTCTCACGAACCCACGGAACTTAACCCATCAGATAGCTGGCAGACAACAGTTCTCATTTACGCCAGTGATGACAATCGGACATCTTCTAACAGCAGTTTTGTGACCATACGGCTTGCCAATTTTCCCAAGTATTACG AGCTCGTATACGTGGCGTACTACTTGGACAACCACCTCACCAGCCCATACCTTCAGTGGAAAAACCTAGGACGGCCTGATTTTCCCTCTGTAAAGCAGTTCCAGcaaatgagagaagcagag GACCCTGTGGTGATGGGACCACTTCCTTTCCCTAAAGATGGCCGACTGATCTTGAAACGGgaacttccacttccttctgtttTTCTTATTCATGTGTGTGCTAGGCCTCACCTTCCTCCTAACCAG GTAAATGAAGTTCGAGTGATCCCTCTCACCCGAGGGCAGATTGCTATAGTCTGGAGCGATGCCTGTGTGAATTCAAA gtGTCTGAAAACATATGAAGTAGAATTCTCACCAAATGGAAAGTTTTACAAACGGATTAATATGAAGGATTCTACTTTTAATCTATGTGTCTATAGTCCAG acAATACAGGTGTCTCTGGTTTCTACAAAGTCCGTGCCACTGACTACTGGGGCAGGCCTGGATTATTCTCCATTCCAGTACAATATACAGAAGCTACAGAGTGA